The stretch of DNA AAATCCGGTATCAGAAACTGCGATCGCAATATAAGAACCAACCTTAGCTTCAATATTCATACGGGCAAAGTTTTCATCAATGAAAATATTTTCGGCTGAAATCGTCAAAGTCCCCCCTTCTGGCATAGCATCGCGAGCATTGACACAAAGATTGACCAAAACTTGGTGTAGTTGAGTTGGATCTCCAGCCACACACCAGAGTTCTGGCGATATGTTTACATTAACTTCAATAGATTTAGGAAATGTATTTTTGATAATCTGCTCCGTTTCTAAAAGTAGGTGCGTTACTTCCATAAGTGTACGCTTACCTTCGCAGCCTCGTGCAAACGATAAAACTTGCTTTACTAAATCAGCCGCACGTTTAACGTTGATTTCCAGCGTGTTAAGCCACTCTTGACCCTGCTTGTCTTTAATTTTTATCTGTAAAAGTTGAATTGCCATCATGATTGGTGTGAGTACATTATTGAAGTCATGGGCAATGCCGCCAGCAAGCGTGCCCAGACTCTCCATGCGCTGAGCGCGAAGAAACTGCTTTTCAAATTGTTTTTTCTCAGTGATGTTAGTGTTGACAACAAGGACTGATTTAGGTTGCTGTTTGTCATCGCGTACTAGAGTCCAACAGCTTTCGACAATAATATCGTGACCGCCTTTGGTGACTTGGTTCAATTCGCCATGCCATTCACCTTTTTGGGCAAATATATTCTGAATTTCTATAATTTGAGGTGAAGTTTCCTTGTCCAAAATTTCATGCACATCCTTGCCAATAACTTTTTCTTGCGTCCAACCGTATATCTGTTCGGCACCTTTATTCCAAAATAAAATTTTATTTTGCAAATCCCGCACAATAACAGCATCTTTAGTAATGTCTAGAAGGGCAGCTTGTTCGCGAATTTTTTGTTCTGAAAGTTTGCGTTCGGTAATATCGGTGAGCATATTGATAGCACCGATAAATTCCCCGTTATTAATACCCATCGGACTGCTAGAAACAATTGTCCAAATTTCCGAACCGTCTTTCCGGAGGAACCGCAAATCGTGCCGCTGATTAATTTCTTGTAGGCGTCGTTCAAATTTCTGGACTGCTTCAATACGAGCGAGGTTATCCATAAAATCGAACCAAGAACGACCCAGGATTTCTTCTATGGTATAGCCGAGCATTTCGCTGATTCTTTGGTTGACATAAATGGTATTAGCTTGGGCATCTAACAACCAAATACCCTCTTGAGCTGTATCGACTATCGTCCGGAAGCGTTTCTCACTCTGCCGCAGCGCTTCTTCAG from Aerosakkonema funiforme FACHB-1375 encodes:
- a CDS encoding hybrid sensor histidine kinase/response regulator — encoded protein: MNGYPNEKGIILIVDDTPTNLGVLFDLLADSGFKVLVAQDGESAIQKVEYARPDLILLDVLMPGIDGFETCCRLKASQSTKDIPVIFMTALTETVDKVKGLRLGAVDYITKPFQHEEVLARVTTHLSICDLTKKLQEKNLRLQEEIQERALAEEALRQSEKRFRTIVDTAQEGIWLLDAQANTIYVNQRISEMLGYTIEEILGRSWFDFMDNLARIEAVQKFERRLQEINQRHDLRFLRKDGSEIWTIVSSSPMGINNGEFIGAINMLTDITERKLSEQKIREQAALLDITKDAVIVRDLQNKILFWNKGAEQIYGWTQEKVIGKDVHEILDKETSPQIIEIQNIFAQKGEWHGELNQVTKGGHDIIVESCWTLVRDDKQQPKSVLVVNTNITEKKQFEKQFLRAQRMESLGTLAGGIAHDFNNVLTPIMMAIQLLQIKIKDKQGQEWLNTLEINVKRAADLVKQVLSFARGCEGKRTLMEVTHLLLETEQIIKNTFPKSIEVNVNISPELWCVAGDPTQLHQVLVNLCVNARDAMPEGGTLTISAENIFIDENFARMNIEAKVGSYIAIAVSDTGFGISNKILERIFDPFFTTKDLGKGSGLGLATVSGIVKGHGGFIEVFSEVKKGTKFNVYLPATDTTIKDFTKEKQRRSQVPVGHGEVVLVVDDEDAIREITKISLESHHYKVMSACDGIEAIALYAQHKEEIDIVLVDMMMPSMDGSTTIRTLQKINPQVKILAVSGLLPNHQITALLGNSVKIFLPKPYTSEQLLEKIHTLICTN